Proteins encoded together in one Moraxella osloensis window:
- a CDS encoding BrnT family toxin, which produces MNFSWDENKAASNLEKHGISFDEAMLVFADPFLLMSQDRIENGEMQWQSIGEIEGTAVILVAHTWFDDDGEEYIRIISARPADKKEKKHYEQNRYSKY; this is translated from the coding sequence ATGAATTTTTCTTGGGATGAGAATAAGGCTGCCAGTAATCTTGAAAAACATGGCATTAGTTTCGATGAAGCCATGCTCGTATTTGCTGACCCATTTCTTTTGATGAGCCAAGATAGAATCGAAAATGGTGAAATGCAATGGCAGAGTATTGGAGAAATTGAAGGCACTGCTGTTATTCTGGTTGCCCATACTTGGTTTGATGATGACGGCGAGGAGTATATCCGTATTATCTCAGCCCGTCCTGCAGATAAGAAGGAAAAGAAACATTATGAGC
- a CDS encoding recombinase family protein: MSLIGYARVSTSEGKQLLDRQVDALKEIGCERIFEDKASGSNSQRKGLDDCLNYLRKGDVLVVLDLDRLGRLASDLIKLIDELAEKDIGFKAINSPMDTTTPAGRAFLQIQAAFAEMERNIIRQRVKEGIAAARARGRKGGRPRIMTAEKLRYAQHLMADQTKSIPAICRELGDIPSSTLYHYVTAKGELKKAGVDLLAHE, from the coding sequence ATGAGTTTAATCGGTTATGCTAGGGTTTCAACGTCGGAAGGAAAACAATTACTCGACCGTCAAGTTGATGCGTTGAAAGAAATCGGCTGCGAGCGGATTTTTGAAGACAAAGCATCGGGGAGTAATTCCCAACGTAAAGGGTTAGACGATTGTCTCAACTATTTAAGAAAAGGTGATGTGTTAGTTGTTTTGGATTTGGATAGGTTAGGGCGGTTAGCCAGTGATTTGATAAAGTTGATTGATGAATTGGCTGAAAAAGACATTGGCTTTAAAGCGATTAATTCACCGATGGATACCACGACACCTGCAGGTCGAGCGTTTTTACAAATTCAAGCGGCGTTTGCTGAAATGGAGCGTAACATTATCCGTCAGCGAGTCAAGGAGGGCATTGCGGCCGCCCGTGCTCGTGGACGTAAAGGCGGCCGCCCTAGAATCATGACCGCTGAGAAACTGCGCTATGCCCAGCATCTGATGGCTGATCAAACCAAAAGCATTCCAGCGATTTGCAGGGAGCTTGGTGATATTCCGAGCAGCACGCTATATCACTATGTAACAGCGAAAGGGGAGTTGAAGAAAGCGGGAGTGGATTTGTTAGCACATGAATAA